TCCGTGTTCGACTTCGGGCTGTACTTCTTCCACAACGCGCGCGAGCTGCTGGAGCGCGGCAGCGGCCCGTACTTCTACCTGCCCAAGCTGGAGTCGCACCTGGAAGCCCGGCTGTGGAACGACGTGTTCGTCCACGCCCAGGAGTTGCTCGGCATCCCGCGCGGCACCATCCGGGCCACCGTGCTGATCGAGACGATCACCGCGGCCTTCGAGATGGAGGAGATCCTCTACGAGCTGCGCGAACACTCGGCCGGGCTGAACGCGGGCCGCTGGGACTATCTCTTCAGCATGATCAAGAACCGGCCGGACGTGGTGCTGCCGGAACGCTCGCAGCTGACCATGACGGCGCCGTTCATGCGGGCGTACACCGAACTGCTGGTCCAGACCTGTCACCGGCGCGGCGCCCACGCGATCGGCGGGATGGCCGCCATCGTGCCCAGCCGTGACCCGGTCGCCGCCAAGCGGGCGCTGAACCAGGTCCGCCAGGACAAGCGGCGCGAGGTCGGCGACGGCTTCGACGGCTCCTGGGTGGCGCACCCGGGCCTGGTGGAGACCTGCCGCGAGGTCTTCGACCAGTGGCTCGGCTTCGAGCCGCACCAGATCGTGCGCAAGCGCGACGACGTCCGGGTCACCGCGGCCGACCTGCTGGACCTGAAGGCCGGCCCGGTCACGGTCAGCGAGGTCGCACTGCGCACCAACGTCAGCGTGGCGCTGCGGTACGTCGCGGCGTGGCTCGGCGGACGCGGCGCGGTGGCGCTCGGCGGGCTGATGGAGGACGCGGCGACGGCGGAGATCTGCCGGACCCAGCTCTGGCAGTGGATCTCGACCGGGACCCCGACCGACTACGGCGTGCCGGTGACCGCGGGCCTGGTGAGCCGGATGCTGCGCGAGGAACTCGACGTCCTGGCGGAGACCGGTGCCCT
This region of Longimicrobium sp. genomic DNA includes:
- the aceB gene encoding malate synthase A, translated to MTVADETAGQVQGVQVLGDADGAAARVLTPEALAFVADLHRRFNPTRLELLRRRDERQEWLDQGNEPGFLDETAEVRAGDWTVASCPVDLEDRRVEITGPTDAKMVINALNSGASCFMADFEDALSPTWKNVLHGQANLSDAIRRTLSLDAGGKQYRLKDKTAVLIVRPRGWHLSERHVLVDGAPISASVFDFGLYFFHNARELLERGSGPYFYLPKLESHLEARLWNDVFVHAQELLGIPRGTIRATVLIETITAAFEMEEILYELREHSAGLNAGRWDYLFSMIKNRPDVVLPERSQLTMTAPFMRAYTELLVQTCHRRGAHAIGGMAAIVPSRDPVAAKRALNQVRQDKRREVGDGFDGSWVAHPGLVETCREVFDQWLGFEPHQIVRKRDDVRVTAADLLDLKAGPVTVSEVALRTNVSVALRYVAAWLGGRGAVALGGLMEDAATAEICRTQLWQWISTGTPTDYGVPVTAGLVSRMLREELDVLAETGAL